A region of the Salvia splendens isolate huo1 chromosome 11, SspV2, whole genome shotgun sequence genome:
CATCCCAGGACAAAAAAATCCATTCAAGGTGGAAAAGCTCTACTTCCCAAATGGCTTCGACAACGTAGAATTCCCCATTCTCTGCAAAAGTTTTCATCAACATGTCAAAAGTGATCAGAGCAAGGAGGATAATACACTAAACACTAAAAAATCATATACATGGACCAATGTAACCTAAGATATACTTGCAGCATCAAGTATCAATAAGGGGGTTCAAAACAAACCTTGAGACATAGATTCCTAGTAGTGTCACATGTTGGATAATCAGGCGGGCAACAGTGCTTATGGTCGTCGCAGCAAACAGCAGATTCAGCTTCGCAACATTTCCAACTGAAACATACCCCAAGAAGACTCCAAGAACAGCAACATGTTTCATCACTAGCACAGTAAGTGAAGAGATTGCATTTAGTTGGACCAGGAGCTGGGGAGGGTGGAGGATTTGGACTCGTCTTGACAGGGTAAGATGCCAACGTGTTGATCCCACATACCCCTTCGGCACTCCCTGAATTCCGCAGCATATGTATATAGCCATTCATTCCCCACCGTGTTCCCCATGTGTTCTTCACAATCCAATAATCCACACCATCTTTAGAATCATATCCCACTATCAGAACTGCATGATCCAAAGAGGTCGAGCACGGGCCACTGAATATCCCCTGCACTTCACATCCACATATTAGTCAAAAAGATGACTAAGATAAGAAAGTAAAATGGTCACGAGCACTAACCCCCGAGTACAACTGGAATTTCGAGTCACTTCCACATATACCGACACTAACAGGCTGAGTCGCAACTGCCTGTTGTAGCTTCTTCTCCTTTTTAGCAGGCACATCAACATAGCTATCAATGGTTACAACACGTCTTTTCAGCTGCAACGAACCATACGAGAAGGACTTTAGAAGTAAGATACATTTAATAGCATTCTAGGAGAATAGGAGAGAACGATCAAATACGAAGCATATTTACTTTATCTTTGTTACAAGTTCCTTCACGGCCTCGATATGGATAATCATCCTCGGTGTCAATCCCTTTATTCTTTATAATGAACTCAAATGCATAGTCCATAAGCCCTCCACCACACCCATCATTATAAGATTTGTCGCAGTCAATAAGTTCTTGTTCGGATAAGCTAACAAGCGACCCTGTCTTAATCTGATTAATTCCTTCAATAGCACCCGTGGCTGAGAATGACCAGCATGCACCTTCATAGACAAGACAAACTTTCATTACCAAAATTCTTTCATGTTTCTAAGAGAAGCAAACTTGTTCTAGCTATTCTACTTCTTGTTCCACTCACCTAATTGACATTAGAATTTCAAAAATACTATCTTTCCCAACTTGTATGAAAGAAGACATGAGACAATTGTACAATTTCCCTTAATTTACTTCATAACAAGACTGCAAAGTGAAATCTTTTCAAAtcaagaaacacaacaaaaccaTGACTCATACAATCTTAGAATCCATACAGCTAATATTCAATCCATTGAAACAGATCAAGAAGTGTAAAAAGAGCGCATACCGCAACTCCCCTGATCTTTAACCGGGGTGACGGCCCCTTTCTTCCGCCAATCAATAGAATCAGGGAGATCAGACTCTTCGACAAGATTCCCCCCTTCATTAGCAGATTCCCTACTATTCAATCTAATGATCAAGTCATTAGCCGACGGCGAAAGGCCGAGATATTTGGCCTTAAATTCCTGATTAGTAAGATCAGCAAATGCGTTGAGTGCGAGCGTGTGAGAAGAATTGGATCTAGTGTTGTGCTCAACAACAATCGCATAGTTTTGTTCGAACACTTTGAGCCTATGGTGTTTCTCTTGGTCGGAAGCGTATGTCTTTCCGTTGTCTTTGCACCAATGGTCAAACAAATCGGAAATCGAAGAAGATTGGGATGTGGGGAGTTgggagaggaagaggaaaaGACTGGAGAGCGACCATAGCCATAGCAACCGACTCATTCTTGACATGGATCTCGATTTCTCTGCTTGCTTTCGTAAAACTTTGGGTTGAAATTGGACTTGTTATTTTGTCCTAAGAATGTGGTGAGCCAAGGGGATTGAGAAACATGGGGATCTTGGATTGGAGGAGAGAGATTTTCTTGGGGGAGGAGAGACCAATGGAGAAGTAACAGGAAGAAGGGTAGTGGGTCAAATGGGATTTGGATGTTGGTACTATCCACGTGTTCTTGAATATCATCACTTGAATCTCGTGGTGTTGGGGTTtggcggtttcgttttttttaattggaaTAATTCCAAACTCTCTTTATTTTGGGAATTTAATGTTCAACCTAACCTAGCAAGTGTGATTTTTTGTGAATGCTAATCCATCACAGGGTTGGTGAATTAGATGGATTGGATTTTAATTGGGCCTACTTGATAACGATCTACTCCCTCGATCCACTATTTAAAAGTCATTTTGACTCGACACGAgtattaagaaattatttgacttaaTGAAGAAAAGTGAATAGAAAAGGTTAGCAAATTGTAAGTCTCATTTTTAGTagaagtattaattttataaaggaatgtgagtggaaaaaagtagGAGGATATGGAGTCTGTATGTAAAAGATGGAAAAAAGTAAATGGTTCTTTAAATCGTGAATATTCCAAAATGGCagtgatttttttaaatcgTGGGTGGATGGAGTAATTTGTTAAGGGCAAATCCAAACACGACATGTTAAAGAAACCATCGACCTAAACATGAATCTGACATACTACATTCAAACCCGAAAATGAACCGTACACGACACAAATGGCGGATCCAGAGAGGGGGCAGCCCTTCCCCAGCGGCCAGTCGTCATGGACTCGGACGTAAATTCTCCCCCTCCGTTTGCTTTCAATGCTATCTTGGGTCGATTTGTTGCAAGCTCAAACCATATAAAATTTAAGTCCAGAATTGAAGAGCCCAAGCTGCCCAAGTTGATATACAAACCAAATTCAAGCTTTGCGAGTTTTGTATTTGTTTAAAAAATTGGAGAGACAAGCTGAGAGAGTCGAGAGACGACGAGGAGGTGGAATTGAGAGTAAAGAACAGATTTTCAACTTTTATTTCCACCTAATTACCAAATGTCATTTAGCTCTCACTCTTTTTAGACTGCCGAAATGTTAATAATAATTGTTGGTGGGAAATGaccattttatttctttacatGTTAAAGTGCTAATACTAATTATTTTATCTATGTATTTATAATAAGTTAATATTCACTCCGACTACACGAATCCGTTAGTAACACACGATCTTATTCATGTTGACACGTCGCGATAACGTCATGAACTTGAGAAAACATGAAATGAAAACAGGACCTGCGTTTGGTGGTGATGAAGGCAGGAAATGGAATTTCTGTAACTGGACCAGCTTAGTTGggtttattaaatttaatcagGCCTGCTAGCTGCTGGGCCCCTTGACCGGCCCGAGTGTTTTCAATGGGCTATTGGGCCCGCACCATCCATCCATTTTTTGAACACTATATACGCTTTGCCCAGCTTCAGaaaaaactttttttaattaataatcttGGGACCATGAAATAATATATCGAAGAATTAAATTTGTTAATTAGTAAATGTAATTTACAGATAAAAATCATGTGTAGAAgcaaactttttttaaaataaaataaattcgtGTATGTCTAATTATTTTTACTAATCTCTAGACTATATCATATGCATCAATGTAACTAGATAACTATACAAACTATACATTCGTGCATCTATCAATACATGATTGTTAGGGTGTCCACAATAGAGAGCCGTAACTCCCTATAGCTGAGGAAACGGAGGGCCACGGCGGGGTCGGAGGACATGGGCGCGCCACCTAGATGGCGCGGACACGGCGCATGGGCACAACCCGAGGCGCCCTATTGCAACAGTCGAGAGCCGCGACGCTGCCcaagtttttttaaattttttttttccaaatttttctataaatactacaTTTTACACATTTTCACCTCACACACATTTTTCACCATAATTTTAACTCTCTATATTTTTGTAGTCTCCATATACAAGGTGGAGATGATGATTCACTttctataatacaacgaagatttgattttaattttttattaaattatgcctttttttaaatatatagtccgataatttttattctaattaaattaaaatgtaccaacaattgaaaaaataattagatttgTGGTTGTGGCTTGTCCACTATTAAGCCGAACAAGTTTTTTTATGGCTCTGGACAAGAATTTGTGGCTTGACCTTGGGCATGAGCtaactattgtggacactcttagtgCTCCTATAAATTGTAcgtataaatatttaattcttGCATCATAAATAAATGGAACTCTTTTACTTTAGTACGGAATATTTCTtaatatataatactccctccgtccccaaagaatatgcaatttgggttcgatatgagttttaatgtaaaattggtaaagtaagagagaggtagagagaaaaagtaaataaagtttTGTTACTGGAGAATAagtcacacctcattagagagaaaagatttttcaaaattagaaattgtatattcttatgggacggactaaaaataagagagtgcatattcttgaagGATTGAGGGAGTAAAAAAAGTCCGTTCAAGAAtcctttatttaaaaaaatctataTATTATATGCATATTGATGGAGTGACAAACTCAATTATGAATACATGCCATCAACAATATCCCAAAAGAATAAATTGATGATGTTAAGAGTATCTGCAACGGTGGACAGACGACGTCCGTCCGTTCGTgtcgctggcaaggacgagctccaccgccgctgcgctcgcgtcgttggcacgacgctgctcgacgcatcgagcacgttcgtgccagcgagcagctgacgtggctgcacgcgattgggcaacggcatagcagttgcctttgaattattatttttaattaaaaatcggtttttaatttaaaaaccgattaaaaatataaaaaaaattttccacttccccaaaaaaatatatccgttttttaccgttttccatcattttttttattttttatttaattttttcccccaaaaatacacattttcatctataaaataccccactttcacacccaaaaattcaccacacactacacaattctcatctacactctctaattttcattctcattctcattctcatcttcattctcttatatccattctcaatctttcttctactcctacaacataacaatgtccggccaagacgataaccccccgccctcccacggttggaaccccgaatggttcggttcacaaccgaaaacggaatattcggcccctcctcaaacccaaaattcgggcgttccgggtggctaccggccataccaaatcgacgaccaaggtgcccccgaagggcgatacgggtggacaccggagcctaggccgaccgcccccttcCAAACTCAGGACTCTTcatactcgcggtgtccgcacaccgtataCTCCgacggagatggataaattgttcacggcgtacttggaaatctccgaagatccggtggttggtacgaaccaatccgacgatcacttttggtggcgcatcactcggcggtacaatgaaaaccggccgtcgggaacaatcgagcgcaacgagagtatggtgcgcaacgccatctatCGAGCCAACaatgaaattggcaagttcaatggctatttcctccaggaagagaggaatgcggggagcggccggagcgatgtcgacatcatcactgccgcgttGAGCatctaccaatccatgaactacaagtcgttcaagtacctcaacgtttggcagaagaagcggacgcacccgaagtatatgggaggcgtaacatcctcctctagcggctcctccaaaaggtcaaggtcggtatccctatccgacgctgGCTTCGAAgaggtggctagccaactcgtcGGAGCTAAGTTAGGTAGCCCCGAGGCCGGCcagagcggttcccaacgccgaccgcaaggaaggaagaaggcggcggccaaacGCCGTCGAGCCGCGGCTGCAACCGCCAATGCTCCAGTTCCCGCTCCCGTTCCCGTTCCCGTTCCCGTTCCATAtggccacctccaccccccaccaactcgttgtggcagctttggcccaactcaatatggccgataagtccactatgaccccctcgcaacttcgatcgcacgagaccatgatattgggcctccaaagacaattgggggtagtg
Encoded here:
- the LOC121756068 gene encoding zingipain-2-like — its product is MSRMSRLLWLWSLSSLFLFLSQLPTSQSSSISDLFDHWCKDNGKTYASDQEKHHRLKVFEQNYAIVVEHNTRSNSSHTLALNAFADLTNQEFKAKYLGLSPSANDLIIRLNSRESANEGGNLVEESDLPDSIDWRKKGAVTPVKDQGSCGACWSFSATGAIEGINQIKTGSLVSLSEQELIDCDKSYNDGCGGGLMDYAFEFIIKNKGIDTEDDYPYRGREGTCNKDKLKRRVVTIDSYVDVPAKKEKKLQQAVATQPVSVGICGSDSKFQLYSGGIFSGPCSTSLDHAVLIVGYDSKDGVDYWIVKNTWGTRWGMNGYIHMLRNSGSAEGVCGINTLASYPVKTSPNPPPSPAPGPTKCNLFTYCASDETCCCSWSLLGVCFSWKCCEAESAVCCDDHKHCCPPDYPTCDTTRNLCLKRMGNSTLSKPFGK